Part of the Cryptococcus neoformans var. grubii H99 chromosome 2, complete sequence genome is shown below.
TAATGTTCGACATCCGAAGGGGATTGTTACTTATTTTCTACGAAAATACCAGCGCATGAATGAAGGAGACTACTATGTTTATCTCATAAAATAGGTTGTATACAAATGCATAGCCACGGTCATTTATAACCTTCTAGTCCTTCTCTCCAACTTTAATCAACcactcatctctctcccgctCGTCCATCTGCCTAAACCTTCCATCCTGTCCTTCGACGTGCTTCTCATCCGGTGACAATGAGGAAATACCAATTTCAATTTCAGACGCCTTGAAGTCCGTTGCGCAGATTGACGAGAGACATTCAATAGCCATCTAATAAAAAGATTAAATCAGTAAAGGAAGACAGGAGGTACTTCAAGGAATGTCCACTGACCTCAATCACACCTGCTCGATCcaaatccttcttctcagcTTCCAAAGTCTTCCATCGTTTCTCGAGCTACATCACATTAGAAAATATAGACGAAACACCAGCAGACAACATACATAGTTGGCGGCTTCAGTCTGCTTTTGCCCTGAAGAGGTGGCCTTGTAGCCAGTAAAATATCCCGCAGGGTCAAGTTTAAACAGTTGAGGTCCTCTCTCGTCATCGGGGCCAATCAAAATCATAGCTTCATGGACAAGTCAGTTAATCCTTCCAGCAACAGGATTCGCATGACGTACAAATACCGAGGGGTCGCATGCCAGCTCGTTGGGTGTAAACTTGGTTGATGTTAGCCATACGCTTCGCAACTACTGTCATATTAGTAACAGAGCCAATTCTGATGTACGCTGCCTGGCTTACGAGATTCGGGAGTAATCTCATAGCCGTATTTATATCTAAACTGAGCAGCTTCTGATCGTGTTCGCTGCACTTGCGCCCGCGCGTCGGCTACCTCATAATATCAGCTCCTGTCCCCGCTCATCCCTTGCTTTTGCTAATTTCAACATACCAATCATGCCGGTCACAACACATCCAATAGTAGGGGTGATTTGAAACAGGTGGGTGATAGTCTCGGGGTCGAGGAGCTTGTCCTGTAATCATCATAACAATCAGTATGCGCTCATTTTCTCCAGAACGTTTTACACGCACAGGGACTTTCCGTTGAGTAATGACGACGGATGTGTCCTTGCCTCTTATGGCGACAGCAGTGATACCGGCTGAAGAGATGGCCTTGAAAGCATACTCTGTCGAGTCGTAAGCTGCATGCGAATTCAATGGACGGTATGAAACACTTACCGACTTGATAGAGCTATAGTGTAGCAATCAATTAACTTGTTAGCCTTCGAAAAACCTATCCAACACGCTCAGCAAACAGCGATTTGCAACGCACCCTTCCTtcaggagagaagatggtgagaTATCTAAACCATCGACGTCAATGTAGCTCTCGAAAGATGTACTGCACTACACTCACCGGTCGTAAGATGAACGAGACATGTTATACGGTTACTCTTATAGTCTGTAATTGACTTTGAGGCCCGTAATATAGCTTCTGGAAAGGACAGTCTGAGAGTAGGAATTCGAATGACACTCTATATGCTTGACGTTGAGAGGTCATCGACGACGCGCGAGCTCCTATCAGTGCGGCGGCCGCCGACTTCAATTCCCTTCTCACGCCTTTTTCTGGCTTTTCTCCAGGCCAGTCTCTATTATGTAACGCAATCACTTCGGTCCGCCCCGTCGACGTTGTCGCCCGGCCGCAACGGGGGCAACGGCGGGTATCACGACGGCCCCGACGTGGACTGTTGTTAACATTCCTTGCTTTACCCTCGCTGTTGCAAGCATTATAACATTAGCTTTTAACTAGCCTTATATTCATCACTGTAGCCCAATCATGTCTTGGTGAGTCAATCCGATCTCCAGTTGCCGTCGCTCAAAGCTAATAACCTGGCAGGGGAGGGTACGTTCACGCAATCCCACGCTCATCACGGCGTATCAGCCTCTCACATACTGATGCTGATAATTATATTACAGATTCAAGAAGGCCGCCACTAGGGCGGGAACGTCGATTATGCAAAAGACTGGTCAGATTGAGCGAACTATAGATCGAGAGTTtgccgaggaagaagggcgatACAAGACGTGCGTTGGGATACTAGCTTCTTGGCACGAAAGGAAGGGCATGGATGGCTAATAAGCAAGCtaggatggagaaggaaaccTTGAACCTTCAAAAGGAAGCAAAGACTTACCTTGACTCCATGCGATGTGCGTTGGCTTGCTCAGTCAACAAAGCGTTGCGCTGATGATAGGAAACAGCCATGGCCTCATCTCAGTCAAGAATTGCCGAGACTGTTGCTCTATTCTACTCTGCCGATCGAACAAGCGACGTAAGTTATGCCGGAGCTTCATCTTACAGATATTCATTGACACTTCTTTCTCAGGGTGCTATGGCTGGTCATGCATACAAATCTGCTGTCGATGAACTTGATGCTGGTGTTGGTCGGGAGCTTGTGAGTGTATCTTGTTCGGACTATCCCAAGCAACGTCTCATGGAATTGAACAGGACGCTCCATTCCGAGCGACAGTTCTTGACCCCATCGGCAAACTCAACAGCTATTACACCAATATTGACGCAGCTATCGTAAAGCGATCTCACAAGGTACTTTGTCGCTGCTTGGGCTGCTTATGACCGTAGTTGACATGATGCGTAGATGAGCGATTATGATGCTGCAAGGGCTAAGGTTAGGAAGCTTGTAGAAAAGCCATCAGACGACTCTACCAAGCTTCCTCGAGCCCAGTCAGAGCATGACGAGGCTCGTGATATCTTCAATGTCCTTAACGACCAGCTTATCACCGAATTGCCCGTCCTGGTCGATCTTCGTATCCGTACGTCTTGTTTCTCGGCTATCAAAGAGTCCAATTTATGCTGACCTTGACCTCGCTTCAGCCTATCTTGACCCGTCTTTCGAGGCTATGATCCGTTGCCAACTTAACTTTGCTCAAGAAGGATACGAAAGACTCGCAGGCGTACAGAGGTACTTTGCAGACAGTATCCGAGATGACTATGCCAATGGCGCACTCGACGCCCAAGTGGAGACAGTGTTGGAAGAAATGAAGGAACTGGCCATCTTTGGGCAATAAGGGAAGGGGCTTTTGGCGATTAGATGGGAGCCTTGTTGTAAATTTGAATGTCATAAAACGACTATATTAATAACTGGTTCTGAAGACTTGTAAAGCCGCGAGTTGTGCAATGAAGTATTTCGGCGTGGAGGGATAGTTGCCCGTGGACTTGGAACCCGTAGGCCTGCTTTGGGGAGCATATCAAGCACTTGGGATTATCATCGGGATCATCATGTTTGAGTCAGGAGTCATTATTTCTGTTGCAACAGGAGCTCCGTGTCTGTCATCTTTTGCAGGAGATGGCTATTGCATCAATGACATTACATTGGCCGGTTCTACTTTTAATAGAAAAATGGCCGCTATTTTGAAGGGTCACTAGCTGTCATTTGCTAGTATACGGCTGGTTTTATAATGTCATTGGTCAAGCTACAGTTCATACGATTTTCTAATGGACGGGATCAAACCGTGACTGTGGTCCTGGCCAGCCTGCCCAGAATtattccttcctcttcgtcattGATTTCGATTATTCCGGTCTTTACGCTTCAATGTTTTGACATACCATCCCGGTCGTACGCAGCAGTTTAGCAATCCATTCACTTGATTGCATCACTCAAAACAAAAGCCGGCACGTATATCTGTACGCGTCTCGGCGGTCTGACCGCACATGAAACGCATTGGTCTGTGCGTCAGAAATCAGTTACCGCTTAGCATTCTCTTCCCTGTACCGAACAAAAGGCAGCAAATAGCATGGTGCGAAGACAATAAAGACCCAGGAAGACACGAAACCGATACAAGTCAGGTGCGATGGAATTCGCTGGGGAACGCCTTGATCCTTCCTTCACTAGGAATCAAGATGGATACTAATTGCGGTTAAGAGACACATGCATGGAAAGAACCCAGGAAAAAAGCTGACAGTATGTTCCTGTGTTGCCTTGACAACTACGATCTTGCGCTGACATCACAAGAGTCAGCTTCTACTGACGACTGACAATTGACTTAGCAAGCCGCAACGACCAAAGTGTACGAACCTTTAGCTTTAGGATAGAAGAACGAAAGACCATGTGAGTACGCATCCTTCCTGGACGTTCCAATATGATACACACAACGACCCTTGATCGGAGGATGAACAAGTCTGTCTCCTGAGCACCTGTGCCTTCGTTCCAGTCTCGGTCATTTTGCTCGTGGCTGCTACATGGCAGTGGGCTTGTGATTCTGATGTTCCTTGTGTCTCTTGTGTCTGTGGGCTTTGAGCGTGACCTCTATCTGACACGTTTAATGCCGGCAATTTAGCGCTGCTGTCAGCTTCCAATCCATGTCGAGGGTACCGGGCCATCGGTATGACCCTACTTTACGAAGAGATTTAAACGGGTTACCCAGAAGGAAGGTGGCTGATCATTCCTTTGTGTAGTTATCTTCAACAATCTATTCGACTTGATCTCTTGAAGGGATTGGGCAAACGACTGTACATACGCATTCGGACTCTCTCACAGTGTGGAATAGCTTTCGACACCCATATTCATCGACACTTTCAGCATATTACACATTCGCGTATCCGACATCGTAACTTTTCGCATCTCCCTCATATCGTCCAGCACTGTAGATATCGAGTCCATCCCGTTGCAACTCAATATTGTCAATATCTTCTCTGAAGTCATCAAGCGTTCGAGGACTGAGTAGAGCTGCTTTGAAATCTCTGGTGAGTCTTTCTGCCTGCAGCCTTGCTTTCGTGATATGGGGTGTGGTGGGTTCGTCTTCCTTTcccagcttcttctttgggtTTTATATTTTATCGCCAGAGTCCTGTGTCAAGAGAATATGGCCGGTCGGTGGCAGGGGAATACTCTCGCTTGAGATGTGTACCAGTACAGCATCACTCATTACCTGACCAGGGGGCATCATTTCTCTCTCACTTCTTACCATCACTTTTTGCTACGAGTCATGGGTTCATTCCCAGCGCCAAAGGGGTTACACTCTGACAATCTTTGGATCTCTCAAATCCGATCTTTTTGATCGTCATTGCCAAGGGGATCGATATCGTCCGTGCCAGAGCCCATACGGGTGAAACGTCCTTTCATTGACGTGGCGGGGGTCGCCACGCAGGTGTGTTTCTTTTTCGGTTACCAACCAATGACCATTGTCCATCTCA
Proteins encoded:
- a CDS encoding 20S proteasome subunit alpha 1 — translated: MSRSSYDRYLTIFSPEGRLYQVEYAFKAISSAGITAVAIRGKDTSVVITQRKVPDKLLDPETITHLFQITPTIGCVVTGMIADARAQVQRTRSEAAQFRYKYGYEITPESLAKRMANINQVYTQRAGMRPLGISMILIGPDDERGPQLFKLDPAGYFTGYKATSSGQKQTEAANYLEKRWKTLEAEKKDLDRAGVIEMAIECLSSICATDFKASEIEIGISSLSPDEKHVEGQDGRFRQMDERERDEWLIKVGEKD